Below is a genomic region from Zea mays cultivar B73 chromosome 9, Zm-B73-REFERENCE-NAM-5.0, whole genome shotgun sequence.
cggacagtgtccggtgtgcaccggactgtccggtgctccagtcgacagaaggcaagatcagccttccagatttgctctcaacggctcctagctgccttggggctataaaagggacccctaggcgcatggaggagaacaccaagcattcctacaacattcctaagcaccaagacatcgattccgcgcatttggttcattgtgatagcatctagagctcttgttgagttgtgaactcattgagttgtgttgcgagctcttgttgcgacttgtgtgcgtgctgttgctctgattttgagtcttgtgtgcgttgctagttcctcccttactccgtatttctttgtgaatctcaagtgtaagggcgagaggctccaagttgtggagattcctcgcaaacgggatattgaaaggcaaagcaaaacaccgtggtattcaagttggtctttggaccgcttgagaggggttgatcgcaaccctcgtccgttgggacgccacaacgtggagtaggcaagcgttggtcttggccgaaccacgggataaaccactgtgtcatctctgtgtttgatctcttgtggtattgtgttttgttgagactcctctctagccacttggcgattattgtgctaacacttaacaagtttttgtggctataagtttaagtttcacaggatcacctattcaccccccctctaggtgctctcaagctcccgtattaaaagcaccacgagcaggagtaccattccgattatacattgcagctgaggataagatcattggggctgttctgacacaagaaactgaggggaaggagcatgtggtgacatatctaagccgaaggttggtggatgctgaaacaaggtacacttttattgaaaagttatgcttatgcttgttttttgcatgcaccaaatgtagatgttatttattgtctagtcattgcattgtttctggtcaagccgatgtgatcaaataaatgttgcataacccaattatgagtggtagaattggtaagtgggcttatgcactcatagaatatgacttggcctatgaaccattgaaatctatgaaaggccaagtcatagcggatttcatcgtagaacatcgggttaatgatattcatgaactagacatgtcatacctcactattactccttggactttatattttgatggatcggtttgcaatgaagggcaaggaattggcattgtacttgtttcaccaagtaatgtctcctttgacttctctagccgattgaaaacttattgcactaataatcaagctgaatatgaggccctcctattcggcttagaacttttaaatggtatgggagtaaaacatgtgaaggtatttggtgattctcagctggttgtccaacaagtgttagaagaatatcaatattttgatggtactctaaatagttaccttgagaaatgttggagcataattcattcttttgacgaattcagtattcggcatatctctagagttgagaatcatagagctaacgatttggcacaagatgcatcaggttatcggataaagagagggaagtttcacaaaactgaaaatctgataaccagtgcagagccaaattcccaggtcgcggaccgtccgcgtgatggcgccggaccgtccggggttaccagaaatgttctcttaatcgattcggctgacaatgaagccgatgcaagagattggaggacacctatacttaattatttacgaaatcccaataccaaaacagataagaacattcggcgaacagctttcaagtatgttttgatgagtgacgaactttaccgccgaacagtcaatgacatcctgcttaagtgcttgggcccagatgatgctatattagctatggccgaagtacatgaagggatttgtggtactcatcaatcagctccaaaaatgaagtggttgttgcgaaggtccggtttttattggcctagtatgatagctgattgttttaagtactacaagggttgccaagtgtgtcaaaaattcggcgacctacagttggtccctgcagccgaattacatcctatcatcaagccttgtccgttcagaggatggggattagactttattggagaaattcatccttcatcatcaaaggggcatcggtttgtgttagttgccactgactacttcaccaaatggactgaagtcgttgctctaaagaacatgacacacaaggaggtgatcgagtttataactgagcatattattcatagattcggcattccccagaccttaactacagatcaaggtacttcttttatgtcaaaggaggtacgtgaatttgctgaattatacaaaattaagctgcttaattcatctccatattatgctcaggccaatggtcaggccgagtctagcaataggacattgattaatttgataaaaaagaaaatatctgataatcctaaacattggcataagattttgtctgaagctttatgggctcataggatatctaaatatagtgctactaaagtatctccttttgagcttgtctgtgggcaggaagcagtgttgcctgtggaaataagtttgaatgctgtcaggttcgccagacaaaatgatctaactgctactgattattatgattcaatgattgataatattgatgaggtgaccgacaagaggatgatagctttgggagcaatagaaaaggacaagatcatggtagccagggcctacaacaagaaggtcaaagcaaagtcatttcaagtaggggacctggtgtggaagaccattctgcctctaaggaataaagaccggaaattcgagaaatggtcaccaagctgggaaggtccttataaagtaaaacaggtgatgtctggcaacgcctatttgctacaaacattacaaggaaaggacttgcctaaggctttgaataagcgtttcctcaaacagtaccatcctagtatgtggcaagatgcctaagagaaccgatgtaatcacatcgagttagttgcttttggtttgctcagctccaccaaaaggcagggggcatatgttgagctccattttgagcgggcggacggtccggccctgaggccagacggtccgcggtccggacagtccgcgcctgtgggccggacggtccgcgcatgcgcagaacagtttagggttccgagttttgtgctatgtttgttggctagatttgcggattagctcggaatccagtcgtgtaaagggtccagcccccctcctctataaaaagagaggtctaccgtctacggccgatttgtaacaatcaatcgaatcaatacaacttctattcgcatttatttccagtacaattaggagtagttctagtctagttctagtttagcctctcgatccccaaattctccgcctctcctcgactctacgtcgattagaggagtctaggtcggcctgcccgagcctagacagcccctaggatctctcctccccgacggggtccctcccgggagcgagatccaggcgccaccggcgatcttccgccgctcctgcacacgcgcggaccgtccggccccaggacgcggaccatccggccgtcAGGCCCCaggacgcggaccatccggccgtcaggcaggaaaccctagcccctgcgccaggtcgtggaccgtccggcccctggccgcggaccgtccgcccctgaccagagagcaccgccgccggttcttcttgagtatttggcgctccaaaaaagcgTCAACACACTATAGCTACTATGGACATAGACATGCCATGTTAGATAAAGACCTATCTCAAACCGATACCGACCTATAGTGCTTTACACAAAAGATTACGATCAAAAACTGTATTTCCAATTGTAGTTAACCTAGATGATTTTGTATGAAATAAAGTCAAATTCCTATCCTTCGGGGGAAAAACAATTTATTCCTCAACGGCAGTGAACCGGTTGGCAGCGAAGGCGGGGCTCGCTTTCGACCCTGGCTGGGGCCCCACTTGGCAGAGACGCAAATCAAACCGCTGCACAAAAGGAGATGCTCCCCTACACCGGCCGATTTGCTAATTTGTCGTTATTGCCGCTTCGAAAATTTGCATGAAACTCATAAAATCACGCAGAAAACTATACAACGAATTCAGTGCTAAAATTCCAATTATTTCCCTGCAGGCTGCATCGGCCAGGTGGCCAAGTCTCGTCAAGTCGTCCCCGCTCCCCCATAGTCGCCACCGCCGGCCCGCCTGCCCGCGGCACGCAACCCGCCACGCCCAAGCAGCGGAGGGCCAAAAATGCGCTCGCAGTTGCCGTAGCGCCATCGCGTCGTCCATCCGCTGGGGAGCCACGCGATGGAGGAGGACAAGCGGGCGGAggaggcgcggcgcgccaaggagGCCGGCAACGACGCATACCGCAAGTCCTTCCTCGAGACGGCCGTCGAGCACTACACCCGCGGCGCGCTCCTCGACCCCCGAGATATCTCCTTCCTCACTAACCGCGCCGCCGCCTACTTCCACATGGGCAAGGTTTCCCACGCCCTCTCGGCTCCCCCCCATTCCATACCCTCGCAACCGACTCGGCGGCTGACGATTGTGGGGGCATTTTCAGTATAAGGAGTGCGTGAGGGACTGCGAGGGGGCGGTGGAGCGTGGCAGGGACCTCAGCGCCGCCAACAAGCTGATCGCGAAGGCGCTGTTGCGGAAGGCGTCGGCGCTGCTCGAGCTCGCGACATGCTCCGGGGATTACGCACCGGCGATCAGGGCCCTGCAGCAATCGCTCACCGAGCATTACAGCGAGGAGACGCACGAGAAGCTCAACAAGGCGGTGGTAGTTAAGAAGGAGCTTGAGGAGCAGGAGCGATTGGATCAGGAGACGGCCGACCAACACCGCGAGAGAGGTTTGGATGTTGCTCGATTAACGCATTGCTGACTTGTTGAGTAGGGGCATGTGCAACACAGGACAATGTTAGTGGACTGCATTTGTTTATCAATCACGAGGGGCACACAGATTTTGACATTTTGTGGCGACAGTAAATACCCTCAGAAAGTTTCAGTTACTATCGTCTGTAACCCGAATGTCCCGGGTTCGAGCCTcagcctctgcatattatgcgggtaaggctTGACGCTTAAAGATATCTTTTCCCAGACCCCGCACAGTGCGGTAAGTCTACGGCACTGGGTACGCCCTTTTTTTAAGGCCTAGAACTTTGCAAAGTATATGTACTCTGCGCTCTGCGGTTCCCATGTGAATGAACGACAGACCACAAAAGTAAGGGACGAGTAGATGCTTCTCCTAGTAAACTTTGTTTTCTAATCATTAGATATCCAATTCCTAAATAGTTATACGCCATTGTGATATACTGCTACTTACTGTGTACAAACGCTGCAGGCAACGAATTGTTCAAGCAGAAGCAGTACCATGAAGCAGCAACGCACTACACACGAGCTATGAAAATGAACCCAAAGGATCCAAGAGTAAGCATATTGGTCATTCCTCTGATTTTCATTCTCAAGAAACGGTAACTCCAGACCCATAGTAAACTAGTACTTTTTCTGACATTAGAAACTTTGCTGATAAATTAGATTTGCATTGGTAAAAAACTAGAACATTATCTataaggaacaattggatctataccattaaaaggtccaaactttagatatataccatggaccccacatgtcattgactcatgtggacccacatgtaagtgagatagtaatggtatggatccaaagtggtgatcttttaatggtatggatccaaatttccctatcTATAATCAGTCACACTTGGCATTCATTGTTCACTGTAAAGGCATGTTCTGGAGCTGGCCCCTTTTTCTTTTGCACTCCTGGTTGTAACAATTAGTTTTGTTACTTATCACTGATCTTTCAGGCATTTAGCAACAGAGCTCAATGCCACATCTATCTGGGAGCTTTCCCTCAAGGTCTTGAGGATGCAGAGAAATGTGTTGAACTGGATCCAACTTTTATAAAGGGCTACGTGCGTAAAGCTAAAGTTCAGTTCCTGATGGAAAATTATGAAAATGCTATGGCAACTTACCTAGAGGGTTTGACGTACGACCCAAATAATCTGGAGGTTCTTGATGGCTTAAGAAGGTAGCTTTCCAGTTCTCTTCCGCCCTTCTTGAATCGTGAGATAACCTAAATTGACATTGTTTTTGGTCGAATAAGATGTGCAGCATGCATTAAGAGGGCTAATGGGGGTGATGTTGAGCTTGAGGACTTGAAAGATATGTTGGCAAGTCTAGTTCCTCTCTTCAGAAGAGTCTTCCATTTCCACGATTGCTTGTTTGTATTATTTTTGCATACTACATGTCTTGCTTTTCTGGTTTACTGTGGCTAGAAATCCTTTGTGCAACACATGTGGATAACACAGAAACTGTACTTTTACTAGCAACGTGCAACTTAAGAAGGAGCACTTAAAAACCTTACACAGCCTCTATTGGGATAATAAATCTGTACCTTGTCACTTGTATTTTCGAACACCCAGCTCCATCCACATATACTTCTATTTATCTGTTTCTGATGTGCTCAAGCTTATGTCTAAATGATGCACAAATGGTGATTGCATGGCAATGTGTTTTAATGCACAATTGATTGTTTCATGCCCTTACCTTTACTCCGCCATGCCCTAAGTTTAAGTAGGTCTACAAATAGTAACCGAGGGGCAACATTCACATATGGAGTTAAAGTGAAAGCTATTTTTAGGAAGGATGCAATGTTCCAATTAAATTGCACTATACTAAATGATAATATTTTAATTGTCTTTTCAGGGAAATTTCCAATCAGAAAATAACCTTCTTAAATTTCGAAAAGCAACAGAACAAGCTGCAATACTCAAGAAGGAAGCTTCTGATGAGCGTTTGAAGCGTATTGAATCTGAACGAATGGTAAATTTTTAGCTATGATTCACTTAAAACTATTACCATTGTAATTATCTTTTGTGGCTTAAAGTTATACTCTGGATAGAGGTACCATCCATTCTTTTATTTTCCCAATAATATTATCATGTAGAGGGTTTAAGGTTGTGTGTTTTACTGTTTTTCTTTGTTTTACAGTAGTGCTAGTGCTGTATATGGCTGGTGGGTGGATTTAGTAATCTGATATATTTAGTGCAATGATATGTAGCTATCCTGCAATATTCGAGACAATTTCTCATCTGGAGTAACAGAACAAAGATATTCTCTTATGACTAACGATGCTCTTTCTAAGCTTGGAACAGATCACTGCCACTATATTCACAGTTCAATGCTACGACAGTCTTATGAACATATTTTTATCCAAAAAACCCCCAACATATTAGCAGGTTATCTTGACAAAGTTTGTTGGCTGTTGATGTTACTGAAGCTATAGATTATCTTATCTCAATAATATGAATAAGCGACCAATAAAAAAATCTGCAGGCTAGAACAATGGAGGAATATCTTTCAGGAGTACAGCAAGAGTTGGAGCGACTTAAGAAACAACACGATGAGGTTATGGAAAAACTTCTGAAGGCAAACATCGATAATGAGCATCTGCAAGGTCAGCTCTCTGAATCCAGAGGACAATATGAACATATTCTATCAGAGCATGATCGCTTGCTACACGAGAGGAATCATGCTGTCCATGAGGTTCAAGAGTTACGTCAGAAAAGAAGCCAGATGCTTTCAGTGTTGGTTACAGCAATGCACTGTGAGTTTTCATCATCTGAACTGGAGCATGCTACTGACAATTTCAGTAGTTTGCTTAAGATAGGAGAAGGTGGGTTCGGGTGTGTGTACAGAGGTACCCTCCGGAACATGACGGTTGCAATAAAAGTGTTGAAATCTGATGGTTTACAGGGACAATCACAGTTCGAGCAAGAGGTAGGCCAACTAGACCCATTCTGAAATCTAACTGTCTTTTTCAACTAAAAAAGTGCTGGTTCTGTAGCTCCTTTGAAGCTTACAGCTGAATCTATTAAAAAAAACTTTGAAAACACAATGCCCATGAATGAAATAATGTATGGCTTTTTTGGACTCCTACTGCAGGTTGCTATCCTGAGTAGAGTGAGGCACCCTCACCTTGTAACTCTGTtgggagcttgctcagaggtgtCTACACTTGTATATGAGTTCTTATCAAATGGAAGCCTTGAAGACTTTCTCATGTGTGCAGAAAAAAGGCAGACTCTACCATGGCAAATTCGTGTGCGGATAATTTCTGAGATCTGTTCAGCACTGACCTTTCTACACAAGAATAAACCGCACCCAGTTGTTCATGGAGATCTGAAACCTGCCAACATCCTTCTTGATGTGAATTTAGTCAGTAAGCTTAGTGACTTCGGTATCTCTCGCCACCTGATCCAGTCCAGCAGCAACAACACCACCATGTATCACACCATGCATCCTATGGGAACCTTTCAGTACATGGACCCAGAATTTTTTGCCACTGGAGAGCTCACATGTCAGTCCGATATCTATTCTTTTGGGATTGTGGTCTTGCGCCTTTTGACAGGAAGGCCTCCTGATGGCAtaaagaagattgtggaggatgCCATGGAGAAAGGCGACCTGAACTCAGTAGTTGATACCTTGGCAGGAGACTGGCCTGCTTTGCACGTCCAGCAGTTAGCACTCCTTGCTCTTAGTTGCACAGAGATGAGCCGGAGGCACCGTCCTGATCTTTCAGCCGTGGTGTGGGCAGTGGATGAGGCGATGAAGGATGCTACAACAGTACCTTCAGCCTCATCTTCTAGACCAGTGTCGGATGAAAATAACACACCGTCATATTTCATTTGCCCTATATCTCAGGTGAGTACAACAGAGACGTTTTGCACCTTCATCTAGATTAATTTTTGACTCAATGATGAAGAACAGAAGCATTATTGAGTATAATACTGAATGTGTCGTCTGCCTTTTGTTCTGTGGAAATACAAGGAACACGTGAACATTTTGTACCCCGATGACTAACCATTACTTCCGCTGTCTTTATCTCAGGATGTCATGAGCGATCCACGTATCGCAGCTGACGGGTTCACCTACGAAGCCGAGGCCATCAGGAGCTGGCTTGACAGTGGCCACGACACGTCTCCAATGACCAACATGCCACTAGAACACGACGAGCTCGTTCCCAATCGCGCGCTTCGTTCTGCCATCCAGGAATGGCTCCAGCGGCAGAAAACGGCCTTGTAGCTTGTTGTTGTTCCTGTTGGATTGCTGCGTGATTGATTgtccaccaccacaaccacgagacGGTGTTGCTTCTCCACCAGACCACCACTACGCACGGTCATCTACTGCTGCACGCTCGGAGTTCAAGGTTGTTTGCTGTGAGGATTCTGGAGAGGCACCCTCGCCTTGTAACTCTGTTTGAGCATGGTCTGATGAGTAATCTTTACTTGTCTAACGAGTTCGTACCTAAACGGAAGCCTCGAAGATgtccttgtgtgtgtgtgtgcagaAAAGAGGCGGAAAATTCCCAACGGAGTTATTGCAGAAACTTGGGTGCTGTTTGGTTTATATGTTTGTAATGTAACAGGTAAcaaataacgttaaatcatgtttgtttaagtccaatcgtaatcagataccacactagAAATTGATATCAGTCTATTCAAAATTGTTACCGCTGGTAATCGAATGCAAACCATTACcgttaccatttacgttacattttagGAACCAAACGGCACCTTGTTTCAACCGTGATCTCTCTGCACAAGACTTAACCCCGGCCGCCAATTGTTCCAACTTGGAAGACAGGCGACAGACGTCCTTGCGCCGAGCAACGACCGTAGAAGGGTGGTAAGGCAATGCCGCCGCGAGCCTGCGCTGCGACAGGCAGTTGCGTTGCGTGCGGTGTGCGCTCCGTTCTACTGGGAGCCTAGCTCGAAGCTCGGCCTTCCGTACTCGTTTAGATGGGCTATCTACCGAAAACTCTTATTCTGGACCAAGGGAGGGCCTCAGGCCTCAGGCCACTTAGGCCGATCTGTAGCACCCCAGCCAGCATCCGCATCCTTTTCGATGCAAGCTCAGACTATGTTCAACGGTGCGCCTTTGGGTCCCCCTTCCACTTCAGGGCTGATTTGGCGGTCAGGGATCCCGAGGGAATCCATGGAGAAGGAATCCCCTTGTTATTCAAAATTAAATTGCAAGAGGATTTCTCCCCCATGGATCCTCTTGGGATCCctgatcaccaaatcagccctcacCGCTTCCCTCTTCCTTCTCCTCTCCCCTCCCGATTCCTTCTCTCTCTCGCTAAATGGAAGGGCACGCTACGTCGCTCGCCTCCCCCTCGGCCGGTAGCTTCCAAGACAAGCGCGCGCGCTCAGAATACTCCGACGAGGGAGGTCCAGACGAATCAAGGGCGACCGCACTGCCCCAGGAGAAGGCAGCCGTGGATCCGCCCTCGGCCGCGATTCCTTTCTGTTGGTCCGGGCGGCGAGCAGCAGAGGTCGTCGTCCACGCGGATCCACCGGCCAAGTTCGCGGAGCGGCGACCCGGCCGATCCGTGCGAAGACGCCGCCGCCGGTCGTCTCTGTCCGCCGGTTCGACGTCTGCGGGGTGGAGGTCAAGGGGAGTTCATCGATTCGCCGACAGATCTACGCTCAGCCGATCTGCGTCGTTCGAGCTTCAAGGTCCAAGGTACGTCAATCGCTGCTCCAAGTTCTACAGCTCGGATTGAATCTGTGTCCCAAAAACACCTTCGTTCGATTAACCGTAGGGTTTACATGTACTTCACTTGTTTAAGTAGATCGATTTATTTGTTCATGGCGAACTTTGACAGCTAGGGTTAACTCGGTTGTCCGAATGGCCTATAGTTAGCATATTAAGGCTAACTGATCCGTCCTTATCATGTACACCATGTCGAATGCTTTTAGTTTTGGATCATAGGATACAACATGAAGACTCTTGTCTGATTTTGATATTCGTCATCGCCGTGTGGTCATTTTTGTTTATCCATCAATGTGTAACTGGTGAATTAATTTGCACTCAAGTTGTTTGTATGTTGTTTGCTCTATGTTGCTGTTACGGAAATGAATGTTCATCTTCCTATGCGAATAACTAAGTACCAATTACCGTTTAATTACCCAACAGAAGCCCTTGTTTGTTGCATATCCATTTATTTGAATTGGACTAAGTAACTCTGTGTATGAATTCCACTCACTTACCATACAATTTCGAGTAGTCTTTCCTTACATGACTAAGCATTGCATGCAACTGACGCAACCTTTACTTATTATGCAGCTTGAAAAATTTATTTCATTATTTGACGTCCACTTCAACTAACTGAGGTTCTAAATCCTTTTTCGCTTTAGTTCTTTGTATTTAATCAACTGCTTAACTGTACTGTCCATGTATGTTGTCTGCGCTTCCATGTTTGTTGTGCAAGTTTATTTTTTATAAGCAACGAACATATGGACCAAGGCACGAATACTGTTTTCAAATTCTTTACACTGCATTAACATTCAACCAGCAATTCTTTGGTAACTGCCATGAACAGTTTGGTTTATTACTTTGGCACATTACTTTATTATATTGCAACCCACAGATGTTTCCTAACTGACATGAACACTTCAATTTCACCAATTAGTAACAACACTGGCCCTAATTTTTTCATGTATGCACCTTGTCTAGCCAAGGAGCAACTGCTTGAGGATTCGAATCAAGATGAGCAGCCATGATGCCAAAGTGCTGCAAAACTTGGTCCTCAATCTTGCATCCTCAGTGGAAAGTGGTGCTGTGAACATTAGGACCTTTTTAGAAGAGGCTTTCCGTCATTTGGGTGACGAGCATTACCTTCTGAATGCTCTCCTTGCTATTCGAAAGGAGGTAGACCAGATGGAGCAGGATGCACTGGAGAGCAAAGCAAGGTCTGACCCAGAGAAGGAGAGGATGGAGGAACAAATTAACCTTGCTGAGGCTGCGAAGACAGTGCCTAGACAATTCACTTTCACCCCCCTTCCTCACCAGAATTGTATGAGGCCAGTGACAATGACTCCTACGACTCGGACAGGTCCACTAGGTATAGCATTTGGAACTTGTAATAGTGGTACCTAGACCATGGTCTTAGTGGTAGTAATGCATCCAAATAAAATAGGAACTTCTGTGTTATATCTGTGATGCATGTGTAACCGATGTAGGATATGGTTGAAGCTTATGTTTCCTTATGTACGAACCTTATGTGGAATGCTTCATCCTTTTGTATGAAACTTATGTGCAATGGTTCATCCTTCTGTTCATTTTCTATGAACCTTATGTGGAATGCATTCAAGTTTGTAGTTTATACTCCAAGTTTGTTATCTGTTGTCCAACTTAATGTATTTATGTATTTCATTCCAGAATGGCTGACAACAACACAAACACACCTTTTCGACCACCTGCTGCCAGCCCTAATTCAGGTAACCAAATTTTTCCCCCACCCATGTGGGATCCTCAGATGTGGCAGGCCCAAGGTTTGGACCCAACACAGGCTTCTATTTTTACTAATCCTACATCCCATATGACCAATCCTACCTGGTCCCAGGGACCTAATGACCCATCTCCATATACCTTTCGTAATCCATGGAACCCATATTTTGGTATGACGAATACTGGGGGTCCTCCTACACAAACATCTTTCGGTCAACCACAGATGGTACCACCCATTCCATGTCCACAGGTTTCCACCCATGTTCCCAACCAGACTGACCCTATCAATTTTGAATCCGAAGCAGAACACAGTGTCCAGGAAGTTAACAGCCCTAGCAAACCTTCAGATACACCTGGGACATTTAGGAGGACAAAGGAACAGAACTTCAAACCTGATGAAGACCTATTGCTTTGCAAAACATGGCTAGAGATTAGTAGTGACCCAGTTATTAGCACAGGGCAGAGGAAGGAGGGTTTGT
It encodes:
- the LOC103639761 gene encoding U-box domain-containing protein 70; its protein translation is MEEDKRAEEARRAKEAGNDAYRKSFLETAVEHYTRGALLDPRDISFLTNRAAAYFHMGKYKECVRDCEGAVERGRDLSAANKLIAKALLRKASALLELATCSGDYAPAIRALQQSLTEHYSEETHEKLNKAVVVKKELEEQERLDQETADQHRERGNELFKQKQYHEAATHYTRAMKMNPKDPRAFSNRAQCHIYLGAFPQGLEDAEKCVELDPTFIKGYVRKAKVQFLMENYENAMATYLEGLTYDPNNLEVLDGLRRCAACIKRANGGDVELEDLKDMLGNFQSENNLLKFRKATEQAAILKKEASDERLKRIESERMARTMEEYLSGVQQELERLKKQHDEVMEKLLKANIDNEHLQGQLSESRGQYEHILSEHDRLLHERNHAVHEVQELRQKRSQMLSVLVTAMHCEFSSSELEHATDNFSSLLKIGEGGFGCVYRGTLRNMTVAIKVLKSDGLQGQSQFEQEVAILSRVRHPHLVTLLGACSEVSTLVYEFLSNGSLEDFLMCAEKRQTLPWQIRVRIISEICSALTFLHKNKPHPVVHGDLKPANILLDVNLVSKLSDFGISRHLIQSSSNNTTMYHTMHPMGTFQYMDPEFFATGELTCQSDIYSFGIVVLRLLTGRPPDGIKKIVEDAMEKGDLNSVVDTLAGDWPALHVQQLALLALSCTEMSRRHRPDLSAVVWAVDEAMKDATTVPSASSSRPVSDENNTPSYFICPISQDVMSDPRIAADGFTYEAEAIRSWLDSGHDTSPMTNMPLEHDELVPNRALRSAIQEWLQRQKTAL